A genomic segment from Limisphaerales bacterium encodes:
- a CDS encoding sulfatase-like hydrolase/transferase yields MPHTTILFSLALAWTALADQRPNVLFCFSDDWGRYASIYRDEARPGMNDVIHTPTLDAIGRSGVVFNNAFVSAPSCTPSRAAVVTGMPFYRCGSNAFLRSREYGPAHDPYKALPGFSELLVKNGYHVMHWGKTTNKNAGRRDRHLELPINHFSQAVSAANDPQARKREIFSFVRANFRKFLDNNADDKPFFYWFGPHNLHRQWTRGSAKAIWGLDPDSLKGKVPAFLPDVPEVREDLADYLGEALAWDGMVHELIAELKARGEFDNTLVIVSGDHGMPGMPRGKCNLHDFGSSVSLLVSWPDQVKPGRRVDDFVSLMDIAPTVLEATNSKRPDHMIARSFMPLLKSAKSGVIDTTRDHVIIGRERHVGEARRDRAPYPSRAIRTADFLLIRNFKPDRMPMGEVFKPEATVEHLLQDHYLAYPDMDASPTKVFLMTHRDAYTKHFDIAFSPRPEFELYDLKRDPDQIQNVAADPQYATTLRVLTKRMMNTLRETGDPRVIGDGGTFDRKPYVDPTFVPPPKKRKVLKF; encoded by the coding sequence ATGCCTCACACGACCATTCTATTCAGTCTCGCACTGGCGTGGACTGCCTTGGCAGATCAACGCCCGAATGTGCTGTTCTGTTTCTCCGATGATTGGGGACGTTACGCGAGCATCTATCGGGATGAGGCGCGGCCGGGAATGAATGACGTGATCCATACCCCAACGCTGGATGCGATTGGCCGGAGTGGAGTGGTGTTCAACAATGCCTTCGTCAGTGCGCCGAGCTGCACCCCGAGCCGGGCCGCCGTGGTAACAGGGATGCCGTTCTATCGGTGCGGCTCCAACGCCTTTTTGCGCAGTCGCGAGTATGGCCCGGCCCATGATCCGTATAAGGCCCTGCCCGGCTTCTCGGAGTTGCTGGTGAAGAACGGCTATCACGTCATGCACTGGGGCAAGACGACCAACAAGAACGCCGGTCGACGAGACCGCCACCTTGAGCTGCCCATCAACCATTTCTCACAGGCCGTATCCGCGGCGAACGATCCGCAGGCGCGTAAGCGAGAGATCTTTTCATTCGTCCGGGCCAACTTCCGAAAATTCCTCGACAACAATGCGGACGACAAGCCGTTCTTCTACTGGTTCGGCCCTCACAATTTGCACCGCCAATGGACACGCGGTTCTGCCAAGGCCATCTGGGGGCTGGACCCCGATTCGCTCAAGGGTAAGGTGCCGGCCTTCCTGCCGGACGTGCCCGAGGTGCGGGAAGATCTCGCCGACTATCTGGGCGAAGCGCTGGCGTGGGACGGCATGGTCCATGAGCTGATTGCCGAGCTGAAAGCGCGGGGCGAATTCGACAACACACTGGTCATCGTTTCCGGCGATCACGGCATGCCCGGTATGCCGCGTGGCAAATGCAACCTGCACGACTTCGGCTCCAGTGTCTCCCTGCTCGTCAGCTGGCCGGATCAGGTTAAACCCGGCCGGCGCGTGGACGATTTCGTAAGCCTGATGGACATCGCGCCCACTGTACTGGAAGCCACTAACTCGAAACGGCCGGACCACATGATTGCCCGGAGTTTCATGCCGTTGCTGAAGTCGGCCAAGAGCGGCGTCATCGATACCACGCGGGACCACGTCATCATCGGCCGCGAACGCCACGTGGGCGAAGCACGGCGGGACCGCGCCCCGTACCCCTCGCGCGCCATTCGCACAGCCGACTTTCTGCTGATCCGGAACTTCAAACCGGACCGCATGCCAATGGGCGAGGTCTTCAAGCCCGAAGCCACCGTCGAGCACTTGTTGCAGGACCATTACCTCGCCTATCCGGACATGGACGCGAGCCCCACAAAGGTCTTTCTGATGACTCACCGCGACGCCTACACGAAGCACTTCGACATCGCCTTCTCCCCCCGACCGGAATTTGAGCTGTACGACCTGAAGCGCGACCCCGACCAGATCCAAAACGTCGCCGCGGATCCGCAATATGCAACGACATTGCGCGTGCTTACGAAACGCATGATGAACACCTTGCGCGAGACGGGTGATCCCCGCGTGATCGGCGACGGCGGCACCTTCGATCGCAAACCGTACGTCGATCCCACGTTCGTCCCGCCGCCGAAAAAGCGGAAAGTCCTGAAATTCTAA
- a CDS encoding ribbon-helix-helix protein, CopG family: MNSLTIRLPEELREDLDAISREQSKPVSDLVRDSLRRYVAVEKFRMLRRKTLPFAEAQGFLTDEDVFKAIS; encoded by the coding sequence ATGAATTCATTGACCATTCGTTTGCCCGAAGAACTGCGTGAAGATTTGGATGCGATCAGCCGGGAGCAAAGTAAGCCCGTTAGCGACTTGGTGCGGGACTCGTTGCGGCGATATGTGGCGGTGGAAAAATTTCGCATGCTCCGGAGGAAGACATTGCCCTTTGCCGAGGCGCAGGGGTTTCTGACGGATGAGGATGTCTTTAAGGCCATCTCGTGA
- a CDS encoding sulfatase-like hydrolase/transferase, giving the protein MRFFFLLAALWAVTINAADRPNIILLMGDDHGWAETGYNGHPHLKTPVMDEMARTGLRLDHFYAGHPSCSPTRGSVLTGRHPNRYGTFAPGYSLRPQEITIAHLLAKAGYRCGHFGKWHVGPVKKSSPTNPRAMGFHDYVSHDNFYEMDPPFSRNGGPPVVIKGEGSEVTIDETIRFIEDAKQRERPFLAVVWFGSPHEPYSGLPKDLALYDNLPKEYAERTVSLTSNETGRRTKRPLREVLRERYAEITAMDRAIGQLRTRLTELNLRENTVLWYCGDNGSPPSYGRVVTPFRKEKGHVYEGGIRVPGLIEWPAKIKQGRISKVNGVTSDMLPTLCAWAGVKLPEQPLDGISLAPLIEGKMKTRPQPIGFWSYSARRATRNGAKPYFTAEQQRGTTPLVKLAGDIPTRNFRNYHQPPIEEADYTAGPRVWLDNRHKLVLTGSKPELYDLQTDPAEETNIAEQHPKLTQQLSRELRTWQASVLNSLREQDYPKK; this is encoded by the coding sequence ATGCGCTTTTTTTTCCTTTTGGCAGCCTTGTGGGCGGTCACGATTAACGCGGCTGATCGGCCGAATATTATCCTGCTGATGGGCGATGATCATGGTTGGGCGGAGACAGGGTACAACGGGCATCCGCATCTCAAAACGCCGGTGATGGATGAGATGGCGCGGACGGGGCTGCGGCTGGATCATTTTTATGCGGGGCATCCTTCGTGTTCGCCCACGCGCGGGAGTGTGCTCACCGGTCGGCATCCCAATCGCTACGGCACCTTTGCGCCGGGCTATTCGCTGCGGCCGCAGGAAATCACCATCGCGCATCTGCTGGCCAAGGCCGGATATCGTTGCGGACATTTTGGGAAATGGCATGTGGGGCCGGTAAAGAAAAGTTCACCCACCAACCCGCGCGCGATGGGGTTTCATGACTATGTGTCGCACGATAATTTTTATGAGATGGACCCGCCCTTCTCGCGCAATGGCGGTCCGCCTGTCGTCATCAAAGGCGAAGGCTCGGAGGTGACGATTGATGAGACAATCCGATTCATTGAAGACGCGAAGCAACGCGAGCGACCGTTTCTAGCCGTGGTCTGGTTCGGTTCGCCGCATGAACCGTACAGTGGATTACCGAAAGATCTCGCCCTGTACGACAACCTGCCCAAGGAATATGCCGAGCGCACGGTGAGCCTCACCTCCAATGAAACCGGTCGACGGACGAAACGGCCCTTGCGCGAGGTGTTGCGCGAGCGGTACGCGGAGATTACGGCGATGGATCGCGCGATCGGCCAGTTGCGTACGCGCCTGACGGAGCTGAACCTACGCGAGAATACGGTGCTGTGGTACTGCGGCGACAACGGCAGCCCGCCCAGCTACGGCCGGGTGGTGACGCCGTTCCGCAAGGAGAAAGGGCACGTGTACGAGGGCGGTATCCGCGTGCCCGGGCTCATTGAGTGGCCGGCGAAAATCAAGCAAGGCCGCATCAGCAAGGTGAACGGCGTGACCAGCGACATGTTGCCCACCCTGTGCGCGTGGGCCGGCGTGAAGCTGCCGGAGCAACCGCTGGACGGCATCAGCCTCGCGCCGTTGATAGAAGGCAAGATGAAGACGCGCCCTCAGCCGATCGGTTTCTGGAGCTACAGCGCCCGCCGCGCCACACGCAATGGCGCCAAGCCCTACTTCACCGCCGAACAACAACGCGGCACCACGCCTCTCGTGAAGTTGGCGGGCGACATTCCCACACGCAATTTTCGCAACTACCATCAACCGCCCATTGAAGAGGCCGACTACACCGCCGGCCCGCGCGTGTGGCTGGATAACCGCCACAAGCTCGTCCTGACCGGTTCCAAACCCGAGCTGTACGATCTGCAGACCGATCCCGCCGAGGAAACAAACATTGCGGAGCAACACCCTAAACTCACCCAACAGCTCTCCCGCGAACTACGCACCTGGCAAGCCTCCGTGCTCAACAGCCTGCGCGAACAGGATTATCCCAAAAAGTAA
- a CDS encoding sulfatase-like hydrolase/transferase has product MMADDMGIGDTSAYLGVRMGPKAEPIALTQRTPQLKAFAQQAVVFNNAYAPASMCSSTRYALLTGRFAHRAYLKQQGWLPHGPNTPMIQRALSTLPEMLQTRGYRTAAIGKYHVGMAFDNGTGKPATDYYYEDVDFTRPVLDGPTHHGFDEFFGVPGNTEDSLDTEPRIYIRNDRWTYTDRDRMRRIGFKHRERRIFAAPDWDLAQIGPVYLREAQAFLQRQARAKEPFFLYYVPNANHYQRNEKDGDYAVPKTIDGEAVKGVSRWNDGTPAGDRGDMILENDIAFGKLLETLRDTEDPRWPGHRLIENTLIIFTSDNGPNVGDNLGRNRESGGLRGKKAKLWEGGIRVPFLVYWKDKIEGGTLNESIVSLTDLYATLATITGHQLASHEAQDSHDCLAYWTAKTPKPDLRPRVFFCHLGPPFSNDTLVIRKGSHKLLVEGGLALPSIRDSHLGAAVPRAFYDLEQNLYEDDEVETNTILAKQLAAELLEIHNRGHARDLNLKPGPALIQTEGWHNLRNDVTGEIGFEFTLTAKAKRVTHLGLWDDHDRDQPIRPARAIPDETQRDQPSLPDPNGKRRGLKTAHTIRLVAMDTTPPTEIARVTVPEGTKAELDGAFRYIALPKPIALQPKQRYALLATTRAGDGDQFKSPDAFDGLSPLVHPHINIIRSLLIRDSHLTRPQSIPAFSDLSPDHSRHRLPVGPTLKFRAP; this is encoded by the coding sequence ATGATGGCCGACGACATGGGGATCGGCGATACGAGCGCGTATCTTGGCGTCCGCATGGGACCGAAGGCGGAGCCGATTGCACTCACGCAACGCACGCCGCAACTCAAGGCGTTCGCCCAGCAGGCGGTGGTGTTTAATAATGCCTACGCGCCGGCCTCCATGTGTTCCTCCACGCGGTACGCACTGTTGACCGGCCGCTTTGCTCACCGCGCATATCTCAAGCAACAGGGCTGGTTGCCGCACGGGCCCAATACGCCGATGATCCAGCGCGCGCTCAGCACATTGCCGGAGATGCTACAGACGCGCGGCTATCGCACGGCGGCCATTGGCAAATATCATGTGGGCATGGCATTCGATAACGGCACGGGCAAGCCGGCCACCGATTATTATTACGAGGATGTCGACTTCACGCGCCCCGTGCTCGATGGCCCGACGCATCATGGCTTCGATGAATTCTTTGGCGTGCCCGGCAACACCGAGGATTCGCTCGACACCGAGCCGCGCATTTACATTCGCAACGATCGCTGGACCTATACCGACCGCGACCGGATGCGCCGGATTGGGTTCAAGCACCGCGAGCGCCGCATTTTCGCCGCGCCGGATTGGGATCTTGCCCAGATTGGCCCCGTTTACCTGCGCGAAGCCCAGGCCTTTCTCCAACGCCAAGCCCGCGCCAAGGAACCGTTTTTCCTCTACTACGTTCCCAACGCGAACCACTACCAGCGCAATGAGAAAGACGGCGATTATGCCGTGCCCAAAACCATCGATGGCGAGGCGGTGAAAGGCGTCAGCCGATGGAACGACGGCACACCTGCCGGCGATCGGGGCGACATGATTCTGGAAAACGACATCGCCTTCGGCAAACTGCTGGAAACTTTGCGCGACACCGAGGATCCGCGCTGGCCGGGTCATCGGTTGATCGAAAACACGCTCATCATTTTCACCAGCGACAACGGCCCCAACGTCGGCGACAATCTCGGCCGCAACCGCGAGAGCGGCGGGCTGCGCGGCAAGAAAGCCAAGCTCTGGGAAGGCGGTATTCGCGTGCCGTTTCTGGTGTACTGGAAAGATAAAATCGAGGGCGGGACACTCAATGAATCCATCGTTTCCCTCACCGACCTCTACGCAACGCTGGCCACCATAACCGGCCATCAACTCGCCTCGCACGAGGCGCAGGACAGCCACGATTGTCTCGCGTACTGGACCGCTAAAACCCCCAAGCCGGACTTGCGACCGCGCGTATTCTTCTGCCACCTCGGCCCGCCGTTCTCCAACGATACGCTCGTCATTCGCAAAGGCTCGCACAAACTGCTCGTGGAAGGCGGCCTCGCCCTGCCGTCCATTCGCGACAGCCATCTGGGCGCCGCCGTTCCGCGCGCGTTTTATGATCTGGAGCAAAACCTTTACGAAGACGACGAGGTTGAGACCAATACCATCTTGGCCAAGCAACTGGCCGCCGAGCTATTAGAAATCCACAATCGCGGTCACGCGCGCGATTTGAATTTGAAGCCGGGTCCCGCCCTCATCCAAACTGAAGGCTGGCACAATCTGCGCAACGATGTCACCGGCGAGATTGGTTTTGAATTCACGCTAACCGCCAAGGCAAAGCGCGTCACCCATCTCGGCCTGTGGGATGACCATGATCGCGATCAACCCATCCGACCCGCCCGCGCCATCCCCGACGAAACCCAGCGCGACCAACCCAGCCTACCGGATCCCAATGGCAAACGGCGCGGCCTCAAAACCGCCCACACCATTCGCCTCGTGGCGATGGACACCACGCCGCCCACCGAGATCGCCCGTGTCACTGTGCCCGAGGGAACCAAGGCCGAGCTCGACGGCGCCTTCCGCTACATTGCCCTCCCCAAGCCAATTGCCCTCCAACCCAAGCAACGCTACGCCCTGCTCGCCACCACCCGTGCCGGCGATGGCGATCAGTTTAAATCCCCGGACGCCTTCGACGGTCTCTCGCCGCTCGTTCATCCACACATTAACATCATCCGCAGCCTCCTGATTCGCGACAGTCACCTCACCCGGCCCCAGTCCATCCCCGCCTTTTCCGATCTCTCCCCCGACCACAGCCGCCACCGCCTGCCTGTTGGTCCGACGCTGAAATTTCGGGCGCCGTAG
- a CDS encoding amidohydrolase family protein has protein sequence MIRYYTLNNAWLMRAEKEIGSLEPGKRADFIILDRNLLTCKTDDVKTTQVLSTWLDGKQVKLPTN, from the coding sequence ATGATCCGCTACTACACCCTCAACAACGCCTGGCTCATGCGCGCCGAAAAGGAAATCGGCTCCCTCGAGCCCGGCAAACGCGCCGACTTCATCATCCTCGACCGCAACCTCCTCACCTGCAAAACCGACGACGTCAAAACCACCCAAGTCCTTTCAACCTGGCTGGATGGGAAACAGGTGAAATTGCCTACCAATTAA
- a CDS encoding DUF1592 domain-containing protein: MRSAIFIVCLLSGAAAWAFDKPTAAFLEAHCFDCHGEGAAKGGLDLEKLGRDLSDPAVFAKWERLFDRVTAGEMPPAKVTDRPEAKELAAFRAALGPRLVQAHAAAKGTVLRRLNRREYENTMNDLFGISLELEEMLPEDGRSHEFDNVGQALGISMQHMQRYLKAANVVLDNAIARTPEKPKPDKIVGRYTLDKGGERFLDDTWLKLKDDSIVRFQRTGYPSGMIRSARTRTEGVYRVKVHGFAYQTDQPVTFSVGLTTYQRGLPQPVVGYFSFPPGGPDKMHTVELTVKIGAQYMISVEPYGIIDPDLGRRRKEKIPLSTVKTPGLGIHSVELEGPLFEEFPSAGHKLLFAGIQRTEIPPRNPNDRNRSSYIPRFEIKSTDEQADAEQALGRLTTAAFRRPVDPNEVAPYVKLFETERAKGEAFEPALRTAARAILCSPHFLFLREPAGAQDDFALASRLSYFLTRTAPDAELLALARAGKLRPNLRAQTERLLKDARFARFITDFTEAWLNLREMDFTVPDRTLYPEYEPYLRFSMSRETEAFLRELIAGNHPVANVVKSDFALLNDRMAEHYGIAGVTGSQFRKVNLPANSWRGGFLSQGSVLKVSANGSATSPVVRGVYVMERILGITPTPPPPNIPGVEPDIRGAATLRELLDKHRDVASCASCHDQIDPLGFALESFDVIGLRRDRFRNRHSESERVDAVVRGRKVQYRLGPPVDSSGQFTDGSAYPDFAAYRDYLATHDDRLARALASKLLTFATGRELGFSDRAELDRIVADTAQNKHRLRDLIHRIIQSEIFLNK, translated from the coding sequence ATGCGAAGTGCGATTTTCATTGTGTGCCTGCTGAGTGGTGCGGCCGCTTGGGCTTTTGACAAGCCGACGGCGGCGTTTTTGGAGGCGCATTGTTTTGACTGCCACGGCGAGGGCGCGGCGAAGGGCGGGTTGGATCTGGAGAAGCTCGGGCGCGATCTTTCGGATCCGGCGGTGTTTGCAAAATGGGAACGGCTTTTTGATCGCGTGACGGCGGGCGAGATGCCCCCGGCGAAGGTGACGGATCGACCGGAGGCGAAGGAACTGGCGGCGTTTCGGGCGGCACTGGGACCGCGACTGGTGCAGGCGCACGCGGCGGCGAAAGGGACGGTGTTGCGCCGGCTCAATCGGCGCGAGTACGAGAATACCATGAACGACCTCTTCGGCATATCGCTGGAGCTGGAGGAGATGCTACCGGAGGACGGGCGCTCGCATGAATTCGACAACGTCGGCCAGGCGCTCGGCATTTCCATGCAACACATGCAGCGATACCTGAAGGCGGCGAATGTGGTGTTGGACAACGCGATTGCCCGGACGCCGGAGAAGCCCAAGCCGGATAAGATCGTGGGGCGCTACACGCTCGACAAGGGCGGCGAACGATTTCTCGACGACACTTGGCTGAAGCTGAAGGATGATTCCATCGTGCGGTTCCAGCGCACCGGCTACCCCTCAGGCATGATCCGCTCGGCCCGCACACGGACGGAAGGGGTTTACCGGGTGAAGGTCCACGGGTTTGCCTATCAAACCGATCAGCCGGTCACGTTTTCGGTTGGCCTAACCACCTACCAACGCGGCCTGCCCCAACCGGTGGTCGGCTATTTTTCATTTCCGCCCGGCGGCCCGGACAAGATGCACACGGTGGAGTTGACCGTGAAGATCGGCGCGCAATATATGATCAGCGTGGAGCCGTACGGAATCATCGATCCCGATCTCGGCCGACGGCGCAAAGAGAAAATTCCCTTGAGCACGGTGAAAACGCCGGGGCTCGGCATTCATTCAGTGGAGCTGGAAGGGCCGTTGTTCGAGGAGTTTCCCTCGGCCGGACACAAGCTGCTATTTGCGGGCATCCAACGCACGGAGATTCCGCCGCGCAATCCGAACGACCGAAACCGATCATCGTACATACCGCGATTCGAAATCAAATCCACCGACGAACAGGCCGATGCCGAGCAGGCGCTGGGACGGCTAACCACAGCGGCGTTCCGTCGGCCGGTGGATCCGAACGAAGTCGCGCCGTACGTAAAATTATTCGAGACCGAACGCGCCAAGGGCGAGGCCTTTGAACCGGCGCTGCGCACGGCGGCCCGAGCGATTTTGTGTTCGCCGCATTTTCTGTTCCTGCGCGAACCAGCCGGGGCACAGGACGACTTTGCACTGGCCAGTCGCCTGTCCTATTTCCTCACGCGCACCGCGCCGGATGCCGAACTGCTCGCACTCGCCCGCGCCGGCAAACTGCGCCCCAACCTCCGCGCCCAGACCGAGCGCCTGCTGAAAGACGCGCGTTTCGCCCGCTTCATCACGGACTTCACCGAGGCCTGGCTGAACCTGCGCGAGATGGATTTCACCGTGCCCGATCGCACACTCTATCCGGAGTACGAACCCTACCTGCGCTTCTCCATGTCGCGCGAGACGGAGGCGTTTTTGCGCGAACTAATCGCCGGCAATCATCCGGTCGCCAACGTCGTGAAAAGCGACTTCGCCCTGCTCAACGATCGCATGGCCGAGCACTACGGCATCGCCGGCGTGACCGGTTCGCAGTTCCGCAAAGTGAACCTGCCCGCCAACAGTTGGCGCGGCGGCTTCCTCAGCCAGGGCAGTGTACTCAAGGTCTCCGCCAACGGCTCCGCCACCTCGCCCGTGGTGCGCGGCGTGTACGTGATGGAACGCATCCTCGGCATCACCCCCACCCCGCCGCCGCCGAACATCCCTGGCGTGGAGCCGGACATCCGCGGCGCCGCCACCCTGCGTGAGCTGCTGGATAAACATCGGGATGTCGCCAGCTGCGCTTCCTGCCACGACCAGATTGATCCGCTCGGGTTCGCGCTGGAAAGCTTTGACGTCATTGGCCTCCGCCGCGACCGTTTCCGCAATCGCCATTCCGAAAGCGAACGCGTGGATGCCGTCGTGCGCGGCCGCAAAGTGCAGTACCGCCTCGGGCCGCCCGTGGACAGCTCCGGCCAATTCACCGACGGCAGCGCCTACCCGGACTTCGCCGCCTATCGCGATTACCTCGCCACCCACGACGACCGCCTCGCCCGCGCCTTGGCCAGCAAGCTGCTCACCTTTGCCACCGGCCGCGAGCTGGGCTTCTCCGACCGAGCCGAGCTCGACCGCATCGTCGCCGACACTGCCCAAAACAAACATCGCCTTCGCGACCTCATCCATCGTATCATCCAATCCGAAATTTTCCTGAACAAATAA
- a CDS encoding DUF1552 domain-containing protein, whose amino-acid sequence MSFIATKTSLNRRAFLRGTGASVALPFLSAMMPAFAKAAAAPKRFVAMNAGLGFHAPNFIPTEAGANYKAPVYLQKLEKHRKEFTVFSGLSHPNSNGANGHTSELTWLTSSPRPGLAGFKNTISLDQLMARHVGAATRFPSMTIGARGSSLSWTANGVQIPAQTHPAKIFRQLFVDGTEQEVAEELKNLERGRSILDTVLDDAKLLSISLGARDREKLDEYFTSVRELEIRLQQNKEWAKRPKPKINYKEPQDVADRNDILAKQRLLNDLTLLALQTDSTRVIAYSLGGMNAVPSNIPGVRTDWHMLSHHGRDEQKIEELTRIEAAEFSVFSEFLTKLKNVKEAGGHLLDHTAVLFGSNLGNASSHSWHNLPILLAGGGYKHGHHAAHDPDNNTPFANLFVPLAQRMGVEIDQFGSSTKSTLHGLES is encoded by the coding sequence ATGAGTTTCATCGCCACCAAGACTTCACTGAACCGCCGCGCCTTTCTGAGAGGCACCGGCGCCTCTGTGGCCCTTCCCTTTCTGAGCGCCATGATGCCCGCCTTTGCCAAGGCCGCCGCCGCGCCGAAACGGTTTGTGGCAATGAATGCCGGGCTCGGCTTTCACGCGCCTAACTTTATCCCCACTGAGGCCGGGGCAAACTACAAAGCGCCGGTGTACCTGCAAAAGCTGGAGAAGCACCGGAAGGAGTTCACCGTGTTCTCCGGCTTGTCGCATCCGAACTCCAACGGCGCCAACGGGCACACCAGCGAACTGACCTGGCTCACCAGCTCGCCTCGCCCGGGCTTGGCCGGGTTTAAGAACACCATCTCGCTGGATCAATTGATGGCCCGCCACGTCGGCGCGGCCACGCGGTTCCCCTCGATGACCATCGGTGCGCGCGGCTCGTCGTTGTCGTGGACGGCCAATGGCGTGCAGATCCCCGCGCAGACGCATCCGGCCAAAATTTTTCGCCAGTTGTTTGTGGACGGCACCGAGCAGGAAGTGGCTGAGGAACTGAAAAACCTCGAGCGCGGCCGCAGCATTCTCGACACCGTGCTGGACGACGCCAAGCTGCTCAGCATTTCCCTCGGCGCGCGCGACCGTGAGAAGCTGGATGAATATTTCACCTCCGTGCGCGAGCTGGAGATTCGGCTGCAGCAAAACAAGGAATGGGCCAAACGCCCCAAGCCGAAGATCAACTACAAAGAACCGCAGGACGTCGCCGACCGCAACGACATCCTCGCCAAGCAACGTCTGTTGAACGACCTCACCCTGCTGGCGTTACAGACCGATTCCACGCGCGTGATCGCCTATTCCCTCGGCGGCATGAACGCCGTGCCCAGCAACATTCCCGGCGTCCGCACCGACTGGCACATGCTCTCCCACCACGGCCGCGATGAGCAAAAGATCGAGGAGCTTACCCGCATCGAGGCGGCCGAGTTTTCGGTGTTCAGCGAATTTCTCACCAAGCTCAAGAACGTGAAGGAAGCCGGCGGCCATCTACTCGACCACACCGCCGTCCTGTTTGGCTCCAACCTCGGCAACGCCTCCTCTCACAGCTGGCACAACCTACCCATTCTGCTTGCCGGTGGTGGTTACAAACACGGCCACCATGCCGCCCACGATCCGGACAACAACACGCCCTTCGCCAACCTCTTCGTCCCCCTTGCCCAACGCATGGGTGTGGAGATTGATCAGTTCGGTAGCAGCACGAAGAGCACCCTCCACGGGCTGGAAAGTTGA
- a CDS encoding putative toxin-antitoxin system toxin component, PIN family, protein MKVVLDANVIVAAFATHGLCAAVVEVCLDAHEVYLSNALANEVRTNLRRKIKLPEETVAAIDELFQENARFHKPAKVPAEECRDPKDLHVLGLARAADADCIVTGDKDLLELKTYGRCAILTPRQFSETLRRQKGQS, encoded by the coding sequence GTGAAGGTGGTGCTTGATGCCAATGTCATCGTGGCGGCCTTCGCCACGCATGGCTTGTGCGCAGCGGTGGTGGAGGTATGTTTGGATGCGCATGAAGTTTACCTGAGCAACGCGCTGGCGAACGAGGTGCGCACAAACCTGCGCCGCAAGATCAAGCTACCGGAAGAAACCGTGGCGGCGATTGATGAGTTGTTTCAGGAAAACGCCCGCTTCCATAAACCCGCCAAAGTGCCTGCGGAGGAATGCCGTGATCCAAAGGATCTGCATGTGCTTGGATTGGCCCGTGCGGCCGACGCGGATTGCATCGTGACGGGGGACAAAGATTTGCTGGAATTGAAGACGTATGGCCGCTGCGCAATTCTCACGCCGCGGCAGTTTTCGGAAACGCTCCGCCGGCAAAAGGGCCAAAGCTGA